The sequence GGGGTCGGCGCCTCGCTCATGGCTGGCCCTTGTCCGCCTGCTTGGCGTTCTGGTCCTTCTTGTCGGCGGCGTCCTTCTTGTCGGCCGGCTTGGGGGTCAGCTTGTCGCCGTCCTTCAGCTCGCGCAGCGTGCGGCCCGGGCCGGTGACCACGCTGTCGCCGGCCTTCACGCCGCGGGTGATTTCCTGCCAGTGGTCGTCCGACAGCCCGAGGCCGACCTCGACGCGCGCGGCGACGCCCTCGCGCGCCAGCACCACGTAGTGGCGCGCCTGCTTGCCGTCCTTGTCCTCGCTGATCAGCGCCTCGACCGGCACCGCCAGCCGCTGCTTGCCGTCGCTGAGGAAGATCTCGGCGCGGCAGCTCATGCCCGAGCGCAGCCGCAGCTCGGCCGGCACCTCGAGCCGCACGGTGACCTTGTAGGCGCGCGCCTGGTTCTCCACCGTCGGCGCCAGCGCGATCTTCTCGACCGTGCCCTTGAGGGCGCGGTCGGGGTAGGCGGCCGGATAGAGGTCGACCACCTGGTCGAGCGCGACCTTGGCGATGTCGCCCTCGTCGACCTTGAGCTCGGCCTGGGTGGCCGCGGTGTCGGCCACCGTCATCAGCTGGGCGCCGGCCAGGCTCATGGTCGAAGGGATCGCGGTCTCGCCGACCTTGATCGGCAGGTCGACCACCCGGCCGGCGATCGGCGCGCGCACCTCGGTCTTGCCGAGCTGGTCGCGCGCCTCGGCCAGCACCGCGGCGGCGCGGCGCAC is a genomic window of Chitinimonas koreensis containing:
- a CDS encoding efflux RND transporter periplasmic adaptor subunit; this translates as MRINKKWLGLALVAVVIVVPLALRAKSAGAGREVELQPAALHEIRPTILASGLLAYRTEVKLTAEVTAKVKEILVKEGDDVQKGQVLLRLDPESYRNAIEREEAGQRQNQIGIERQRVALELRKKQFERTDKLFKAGMIDRSRFDEDRNQLQLAEVELKASEEAVRRAAAVLAEARDQLGKTEVRAPIAGRVVDLPIKVGETAIPSTMSLAGAQLMTVADTAATQAELKVDEGDIAKVALDQVVDLYPAAYPDRALKGTVEKIALAPTVENQARAYKVTVRLEVPAELRLRSGMSCRAEIFLSDGKQRLAVPVEALISEDKDGKQARHYVVLAREGVAARVEVGLGLSDDHWQEITRGVKAGDSVVTGPGRTLRELKDGDKLTPKPADKKDAADKKDQNAKQADKGQP